The following proteins are co-located in the Patescibacteria group bacterium genome:
- the rplL gene encoding 50S ribosomal protein L7/L12, with protein MSDEMKSVEVPAKFSALVESIEKMSVLDLAELVKVLEGKFGVSASAPAMMMAAPAAGGAAAAEEKSSFTVELTSAGESKINVIKVVREITGLGLKEAKDIVDAAPKAVKEGASKAEAEDMQKKIEAAGGKVTLK; from the coding sequence ATGTCCGACGAAATGAAGTCAGTTGAGGTGCCAGCTAAGTTCTCCGCTTTGGTCGAATCTATTGAAAAGATGTCCGTTCTTGACTTGGCAGAACTCGTGAAGGTTTTGGAAGGAAAGTTTGGCGTGTCCGCTTCCGCTCCAGCTATGATGATGGCTGCTCCAGCTGCTGGTGGCGCCGCTGCCGCAGAAGAGAAGTCCTCTTTCACGGTTGAATTGACCTCCGCTGGCGAGAGCAAGATCAACGTGATCAAGGTCGTTCGTGAAATCACGGGTCTTGGACTTAAGGAAGCTAAGGACATTGTAGACGCTGCTCCAAAGGCAGTGAAGGAAGGCGCAAGCAAGGCAGAAGCAGAAGACATGCAGAAGAAGATCGAAGCCGCTGGCGGTAAGGTCACCTTGAAGTAA
- the xseA gene encoding exodeoxyribonuclease VII large subunit, with protein MDEPKILSVKDFLALVNDTLAMIPSEAFVIEGEVSDFKISQGKWINFDLKDESVDMKVPCFTTIYKLGIPIQSGMRVRARGNARVFERFGKFSLNVDEVIPVGEGALQKAYLELKKKLTAEGIFDVRRKRLVPQFPERIGLITSKEAAAYGDFMRLLGNRMGGLTVIHADCHVQGQHAVSEILGAFQSLAALPESERPQVIVLTRGGGSLEDLHAFNDERVVRAVFSSSIPVIVGVGHERDESLCDFAADVRASTPSNAAELLVQSRSELLRLVHISEDRMWYGMSERIRKYNNRIERSLQVFDHAISRTSHGIHDTIMRFTNSFDRYRLSVVQTRDHIERRERAVMTLFESSVMQVRAKVDGLARLIKNVDPTLVLARGYSIIRKNGELVRSASALAPGDAFSVQLSQGTLDAEVIGKRRQERLL; from the coding sequence ATGGACGAGCCGAAGATTTTATCCGTTAAAGATTTCTTAGCCCTGGTAAATGACACGCTGGCGATGATTCCGTCAGAGGCTTTTGTGATTGAGGGTGAGGTTTCGGATTTTAAGATTAGTCAGGGCAAGTGGATCAACTTTGATCTGAAGGACGAATCCGTAGACATGAAAGTGCCGTGTTTCACGACCATCTACAAGCTGGGTATTCCTATTCAGAGCGGCATGCGCGTGCGGGCCAGGGGGAATGCGCGGGTCTTTGAGCGCTTCGGCAAGTTCTCGCTCAACGTTGACGAGGTAATTCCGGTGGGCGAGGGGGCTCTCCAAAAGGCCTATCTCGAATTGAAAAAGAAACTCACCGCTGAAGGGATTTTCGATGTACGTCGCAAACGACTAGTTCCTCAGTTTCCGGAGCGGATCGGTCTCATTACCTCGAAAGAAGCTGCGGCATATGGTGACTTCATGCGATTACTCGGCAACAGAATGGGGGGTTTAACCGTCATCCATGCTGATTGTCATGTGCAGGGTCAACACGCGGTCTCCGAAATCCTCGGCGCGTTTCAATCGCTCGCCGCGTTGCCGGAAAGCGAACGGCCACAAGTGATTGTGCTCACGCGTGGGGGAGGCAGCCTTGAGGATCTGCACGCCTTTAATGATGAGCGAGTAGTGCGTGCTGTGTTTTCGTCGAGCATCCCGGTCATTGTCGGCGTAGGGCACGAGCGCGACGAGAGTTTATGTGACTTCGCTGCTGATGTTCGAGCCTCGACACCGTCTAATGCGGCCGAGCTACTAGTGCAGTCACGCAGCGAGTTGCTACGACTCGTTCATATTAGTGAAGACCGCATGTGGTACGGGATGAGTGAGCGGATTCGAAAATACAATAATAGAATTGAGCGCTCGCTACAGGTTTTTGACCACGCAATTTCTCGGACTTCGCACGGCATTCACGACACGATTATGCGGTTCACGAATTCGTTTGACCGGTATCGGTTGAGCGTCGTTCAGACTCGCGATCACATTGAACGTCGAGAGCGGGCGGTCATGACGCTGTTCGAGTCTTCGGTGATGCAAGTGAGGGCGAAGGTAGATGGGCTTGCTCGGCTGATTAAGAATGTTGACCCTACGCTTGTCCTTGCCCGAGGTTACTCGATCATTCGAAAGAACGGGGAATTAGTGCGCTCAGCTTCGGCGCTTGCTCCCGGAGACGCTTTCTCGGTACAGTTGTCACAAGGGACGCTCGACGCTGAAGTAATCGGCAAGCGAAGACAAGAACGATTATTGTAG
- the infC gene encoding translation initiation factor IF-3, with amino-acid sequence MRIHRHRRFQKPKFSVVEYRANAAILAEEVRVIDEEDKSLGVMSTKDAVSQAKERGLDLIEVSPKAEPPVCRFGDYSQFKYQKEKEARKQRAQSKEVEIKGIRLTPRIGVGDLDIRVEQAKKFFEQGDKIKAEMILRGRERAHMDVARAVFDSFLAKLKVHYPVKVEQPIKNQEGRMSMILARES; translated from the coding sequence ATGCGCATTCATAGACACCGACGTTTTCAAAAGCCAAAGTTCTCCGTTGTTGAGTACCGCGCCAATGCGGCTATTTTAGCGGAAGAGGTCAGAGTGATTGACGAGGAAGACAAGTCACTCGGCGTGATGAGCACTAAAGATGCCGTTTCTCAAGCCAAAGAACGCGGACTTGATTTGATTGAGGTTTCACCTAAGGCCGAACCGCCGGTCTGCCGATTTGGCGATTACAGCCAGTTCAAATATCAAAAGGAGAAGGAAGCCAGAAAACAGCGCGCTCAGAGCAAGGAAGTTGAAATTAAGGGTATCCGTTTGACGCCACGTATTGGCGTAGGAGACCTGGATATCCGCGTTGAGCAAGCCAAGAAATTCTTTGAACAGGGAGATAAGATTAAGGCCGAAATGATCCTCCGCGGACGCGAACGCGCCCACATGGACGTGGCCCGTGCCGTCTTTGATTCTTTCCTAGCTAAGCTCAAGGTGCATTACCCTGTAAAAGTTGAACAGCCAATCAAAAACCAGGAAGGCCGCATGAGTATGATCCTGGCTCGGGAAAGCTAA
- a CDS encoding putative metal-binding motif-containing protein, whose protein sequence is MSRFATIAVLFLGACGGQFAPDEIETGGNDTGSNADADTDADSDSDTDSDTDADADVDTGTNEVPFYDIDGDGREDKPATDGLIPVGMNVSIAEFNTPPAFLDELYFVPYGENCSTSYKLWRVTTVDGAGYFAWTLRSNTGTIAGNVRKVTWNEDGSCYLDDGSLDFWGNLEADNMVGDPAIVPSLVDTYEDEQTHEVKHRMMVCLEVRGMSTIPGNPLACQQMQQDAGPVVDPVETIWYRDFDNDGYGDAGTTKWSVAQPAEYIGVPGDCWDDNDEVHPGATEVVDGLDNDCDVVKDCADANVSKVSEITGDGYDNDCNTSTSDTVPSATPTDWYLDSDGDGFGSAVSKLSAVAQPAGYVSNGTDCDDAKRDRFPGATEIAGDGIDQDCNGSDLATVPSGDGRTLGTWTFTLDSNVSASVTQFEIRNTTASTVVSQLSRSGNVFTVQIMGKTGDDLSAQCWYTKPDGVTEWCASNNHSGKILSATGPGGAYTVGQLTGDFKYASVDSGKRYNGKVK, encoded by the coding sequence ATGTCACGCTTTGCAACGATTGCTGTTCTGTTCTTGGGTGCGTGCGGTGGGCAGTTCGCCCCCGACGAAATCGAGACCGGCGGCAACGACACCGGTTCCAACGCTGACGCCGACACCGACGCCGACTCGGACTCCGATACGGACTCCGATACGGACGCCGACGCCGACGTCGACACGGGCACCAACGAGGTCCCGTTCTACGACATCGACGGCGACGGGCGCGAGGACAAGCCGGCCACGGACGGCCTCATCCCGGTTGGGATGAACGTCTCGATCGCCGAGTTCAACACGCCGCCCGCGTTCCTGGACGAGTTGTACTTCGTTCCGTACGGCGAGAACTGCAGCACCAGCTACAAGCTGTGGCGCGTCACGACCGTCGACGGCGCGGGCTACTTCGCCTGGACGCTCCGGAGCAATACCGGAACGATCGCAGGGAACGTCCGCAAGGTCACCTGGAACGAAGACGGCAGCTGCTACCTGGACGACGGATCGCTCGACTTCTGGGGCAACCTGGAAGCGGACAACATGGTCGGTGATCCGGCCATCGTTCCGAGCCTCGTGGACACCTACGAGGACGAGCAGACCCACGAGGTCAAGCACCGCATGATGGTGTGCCTCGAAGTCCGCGGCATGAGCACGATCCCGGGCAACCCGCTCGCCTGCCAGCAGATGCAGCAGGACGCTGGGCCGGTCGTGGATCCGGTCGAGACCATCTGGTACCGCGACTTCGACAACGACGGGTACGGCGATGCGGGAACCACCAAGTGGTCCGTGGCGCAGCCGGCAGAATACATCGGAGTCCCCGGCGATTGCTGGGATGACAACGACGAGGTTCACCCCGGTGCGACCGAAGTGGTCGATGGCCTCGACAACGACTGCGACGTGGTCAAGGACTGCGCCGACGCGAACGTGTCGAAGGTCTCGGAGATCACGGGCGACGGCTACGACAACGACTGCAACACGTCGACGTCGGACACCGTTCCCTCGGCTACCCCGACCGACTGGTACCTGGACTCGGACGGCGACGGCTTCGGCAGCGCAGTCTCGAAGCTCTCGGCCGTGGCGCAGCCTGCGGGCTACGTCAGCAACGGCACCGACTGCGACGATGCGAAGAGGGACCGCTTCCCCGGCGCGACCGAGATCGCGGGCGACGGCATCGACCAGGACTGCAACGGCAGCGACCTGGCGACGGTACCTTCGGGTGACGGCCGCACGCTCGGCACGTGGACCTTCACGTTGGATTCCAACGTGTCGGCGAGCGTGACCCAGTTCGAGATCCGGAACACGACCGCGAGCACCGTGGTCAGCCAGCTCAGCCGGAGCGGCAACGTCTTCACCGTGCAGATCATGGGGAAGACGGGGGACGATCTGTCCGCGCAGTGCTGGTACACGAAGCCGGACGGGGTCACCGAGTGGTGCGCAAGCAACAACCACTCGGGCAAGATCCTCTCGGCCACCGGTCCCGGCGGCGCGTACACGGTCGGTCAGCTCACGGGCGACTTCAAGTACGCCTCCGTGGACTCCGGTAAGCGGTACAACGGCAAGGTCAAGTAA
- the rplT gene encoding 50S ribosomal protein L20 — MPRVKRGTQHVKRRKSLLKRVKGYKWGRKSKIRLARPAMLKAGVYAFRDRRAKKRTFRGLWNLKINAAVREFGLSYSRFIDMLKKANVGLDRKVLADLAENHPAIFSKVVSSVKS, encoded by the coding sequence ATGCCAAGAGTCAAACGAGGTACACAACATGTAAAGCGCAGAAAGTCACTCTTGAAGCGCGTTAAGGGCTACAAGTGGGGACGTAAGAGCAAGATCCGTCTCGCTCGCCCAGCCATGCTGAAAGCTGGTGTCTACGCTTTCCGCGATCGCCGGGCCAAGAAGCGCACTTTCCGTGGCCTCTGGAACCTGAAGATCAATGCCGCGGTTCGTGAATTTGGTCTTTCCTACTCCCGCTTCATTGATATGCTCAAGAAGGCAAACGTAGGTTTGGACCGCAAGGTACTGGCCGATCTGGCAGAAAACCATCCAGCCATCTTCTCGAAAGTAGTTTCTTCAGTAAAAAGCTAA
- a CDS encoding glycosyltransferase, with protein MKILHVHKYFHAKDGAGRYLFDLMRLQEGAGHTVAGFAMEDPRNAPNAWSKYYVSNLDTTGVGGIRSSLKQIGRAWWSLEAKDKMEDMLEAFRPDIVHIHNIYTHLSPSVLVPCKKRGIPVVMTVHDYALLSADYTLSGDQRFIKGSRLATLVLNFITQAQRVLKLYDRGIARYFPVSAFVKGKLVHGGYPEEKMAVIQPAVSPALYGRTFDHVREDAVLFVGRLEAYKGVGVYLEAAALRPDLTFYVVGTGPLASTVQAFSQNHTNVSYLGYLEPEEVYKKMASVKAGIFPSVWQEPFGMVALESLAVGTPIIVSDIGGLGELAVKSGGGKAFTPGNADALVGAIDAMLSDPDYEKMAEQGIAYANKEHSPEAFLRKIMVEYGRAEDFIR; from the coding sequence ATGAAGATTCTACACGTTCATAAATACTTTCATGCCAAAGACGGTGCTGGGCGCTATTTGTTTGATTTGATGCGGTTGCAGGAGGGCGCGGGACATACCGTTGCAGGTTTTGCGATGGAGGATCCGCGGAATGCACCGAACGCCTGGAGCAAGTATTACGTCTCTAACCTGGATACCACAGGAGTGGGAGGAATAAGGAGCTCGCTGAAGCAAATCGGCCGAGCTTGGTGGAGCTTGGAGGCTAAGGATAAAATGGAGGACATGCTGGAGGCGTTCCGGCCAGATATTGTGCACATTCATAACATTTACACGCATCTTTCGCCGTCCGTTCTCGTCCCTTGTAAGAAGCGTGGGATTCCCGTGGTGATGACCGTCCATGATTACGCACTGTTATCCGCGGACTATACGCTGAGCGGTGACCAGCGGTTCATTAAGGGATCGAGGCTGGCTACTTTAGTTTTGAATTTCATCACACAGGCTCAGCGAGTATTGAAACTGTACGACAGAGGGATCGCGCGATACTTTCCGGTGTCAGCATTTGTGAAGGGTAAACTGGTTCACGGCGGATATCCTGAGGAAAAGATGGCGGTGATTCAGCCTGCAGTTTCTCCAGCGCTGTATGGCCGAACATTCGACCACGTTCGTGAAGATGCGGTGTTGTTCGTCGGGCGCCTTGAGGCGTATAAGGGTGTGGGTGTGTATCTGGAGGCGGCTGCCTTGCGGCCGGACCTGACGTTCTATGTGGTCGGTACCGGTCCGCTTGCTTCTACGGTTCAAGCCTTCTCCCAAAACCACACGAACGTTTCATACTTAGGATATCTTGAGCCGGAAGAGGTTTATAAAAAAATGGCGAGCGTGAAAGCTGGTATTTTCCCGAGTGTGTGGCAAGAGCCTTTTGGAATGGTGGCGCTTGAATCTCTGGCCGTTGGCACGCCGATTATTGTGAGCGACATTGGCGGATTAGGCGAGCTTGCGGTAAAGAGCGGGGGAGGCAAAGCGTTTACACCGGGGAATGCAGACGCACTCGTGGGCGCCATCGATGCCATGCTTTCGGATCCCGATTACGAAAAGATGGCAGAGCAGGGGATTGCGTACGCCAACAAAGAACATTCGCCGGAAGCATTCCTCAGAAAGATTATGGTTGAATATGGACGAGCCGAAGATTTTATCCGTTAA
- the rplJ gene encoding 50S ribosomal protein L10, translated as MPKSRAQKAGIVEEIAARFRGMKAAAFSEVSGLTMEDADKLRAKAALQNVEVFIAKKTLLAMAAKEAGIEGLSANTLSGSILTAVGMSDEVSAAKLLKELMKEKETIKLVAGVLDGRMMSKEEVTQLASLPSKQELLQKLVGTLNAPVSGFVNVLAGNLRGLVTVLGAINEKKA; from the coding sequence ATGCCAAAATCACGCGCTCAAAAAGCCGGCATCGTGGAAGAGATCGCCGCTCGTTTCCGTGGAATGAAAGCCGCCGCCTTTTCGGAGGTGTCGGGACTGACCATGGAAGACGCAGACAAGCTCCGCGCTAAAGCAGCGCTCCAGAACGTAGAGGTCTTCATTGCCAAGAAGACGCTCCTCGCGATGGCCGCTAAAGAGGCAGGAATTGAAGGTCTCTCCGCGAACACGCTTTCAGGTTCTATCCTGACAGCGGTCGGTATGAGTGACGAAGTCTCCGCAGCGAAGCTCTTGAAGGAGCTCATGAAGGAGAAAGAAACGATTAAGCTGGTAGCCGGCGTCCTAGACGGACGCATGATGAGCAAGGAAGAAGTCACGCAACTGGCGTCGCTTCCGTCCAAGCAGGAACTCCTCCAGAAGCTGGTGGGAACCCTGAACGCTCCGGTTTCTGGTTTCGTCAATGTCCTTGCAGGTAACCTGCGCGGGCTGGTCACGGTACTTGGTGCAATTAACGAAAAGAAAGCTTAA
- a CDS encoding AI-2E family transporter, which yields MAQSQIKDSRERVLVVSSGTVIRVCLTLLAIVVIYLIRDIVALFCAALFLAALIDPFADFFEDHKVPRGLAVLLVYIVGIVALASAIVLLLPPVLSELKTVSTIFAPLLPQVFGQNADLSVILQGSVTESVTKFINTLRGSGISAAVPQLLAIGSTAFGAIAALLVVLILAFYLVSEKEALVKALSSVTPDDYQSFVSQAAMKIRVRLGAWLRGELMLMTSIFLLTYIALSLIGIPYAIVLALLAGLFEIIPFVGPLLAGIPSVILAFAISPILGVVTILAYILIQVLEGNVLVPKIMQRATGLNPIITLLVVLIGLRLGGIVGAILSIPLANAAAVFIQEVYRERKSHLA from the coding sequence ATGGCACAAAGCCAAATTAAGGATAGTCGGGAGCGAGTTCTGGTAGTTTCGTCGGGGACTGTCATTCGTGTTTGTTTAACTCTCTTAGCGATCGTGGTTATTTACTTGATAAGGGATATTGTTGCCTTATTTTGTGCCGCTTTATTTCTGGCAGCGCTGATTGACCCCTTTGCTGATTTTTTTGAGGATCATAAAGTACCAAGAGGTTTGGCCGTACTTTTGGTGTACATAGTTGGGATCGTGGCGCTTGCCTCGGCTATTGTCCTCCTTTTGCCTCCGGTCTTGAGCGAGCTAAAAACGGTGTCGACTATCTTTGCGCCGCTCCTACCACAGGTCTTTGGCCAAAACGCCGATCTCTCAGTTATCCTCCAGGGCTCGGTCACTGAGTCGGTTACCAAGTTTATAAACACTTTGCGCGGGTCAGGCATTTCAGCAGCTGTCCCTCAGTTATTGGCGATTGGTTCCACTGCCTTCGGGGCGATCGCGGCCCTGCTCGTTGTGCTTATTCTCGCCTTTTATTTGGTCAGCGAAAAAGAAGCCTTAGTGAAAGCGCTGTCATCTGTTACTCCGGACGACTATCAATCATTCGTGTCTCAGGCTGCGATGAAAATTCGGGTCCGACTAGGCGCTTGGCTGCGGGGAGAACTGATGCTTATGACGAGCATTTTCTTGTTGACGTATATTGCGCTGTCCCTCATTGGCATTCCGTATGCGATCGTGTTAGCACTACTGGCTGGGCTGTTTGAAATCATTCCATTTGTGGGGCCGTTGCTCGCCGGTATCCCATCGGTAATTCTAGCTTTCGCCATTTCGCCCATCCTCGGAGTCGTCACCATCCTTGCCTATATTCTTATCCAGGTGCTCGAGGGCAACGTCCTGGTGCCCAAAATTATGCAACGGGCAACCGGGCTCAATCCCATCATTACTCTCTTGGTTGTCTTGATCGGACTAAGATTGGGCGGTATTGTGGGGGCGATCCTGTCTATTCCACTAGCTAACGCTGCCGCTGTCTTTATTCAGGAAGTATATAGAGAAAGAAAATCCCATCTAGCCTAA
- the smpB gene encoding SsrA-binding protein SmpB, which yields MADLAQNRKALHDFEILETFEGGLVLTGAEVKSAKGGNVNLKGAFLLVERGQLILKGMHIGAYAPAGHLEAYNPIRDRVVLVNKKEIAKLQAKREIERLTIVPLSLYTARSLVKVKFALARGKKQFEKRDSIKQRDLDRDVRRHSEFDV from the coding sequence ATGGCTGACTTAGCCCAAAACCGCAAAGCCCTGCACGACTTTGAAATCCTGGAAACTTTCGAGGGCGGCTTAGTGCTGACTGGCGCGGAAGTAAAATCAGCCAAAGGTGGAAACGTAAACCTCAAAGGCGCTTTTCTATTAGTCGAACGAGGACAGTTGATTCTCAAAGGCATGCACATAGGTGCATACGCTCCGGCCGGACATCTGGAAGCCTATAATCCCATCAGGGATAGAGTGGTCTTGGTCAACAAAAAAGAAATTGCTAAACTTCAAGCAAAACGGGAAATTGAACGGTTGACTATTGTCCCACTTTCGCTCTATACTGCGCGGTCGCTTGTTAAGGTCAAGTTCGCGCTAGCCCGAGGTAAGAAGCAATTCGAAAAACGGGATAGCATCAAACAGCGAGACCTTGACCGCGACGTGCGACGACATAGTGAGTTCGATGTATAG
- the xseB gene encoding exodeoxyribonuclease VII small subunit — protein MAKKAASFGEAFQELEEITAWFERGDVDLDEGLKKFERGLELAGVCKAKLSEVENTVIALKKKFAVLSLEDDNQTIV, from the coding sequence ATGGCAAAGAAAGCAGCATCATTTGGCGAGGCATTTCAGGAGCTGGAAGAAATCACCGCTTGGTTTGAGCGTGGCGATGTAGATCTTGATGAAGGCTTGAAGAAATTTGAGCGCGGACTCGAGCTCGCTGGAGTGTGTAAGGCAAAGTTGTCCGAGGTAGAAAATACCGTCATTGCTTTAAAGAAAAAATTCGCAGTTCTCTCTCTAGAGGACGATAACCAAACGATCGTATGA
- a CDS encoding phage holin family protein, which yields MKLLLRWVITALVLLAATQFVTGFHVANFYAALVAALILGLLNAIVRPVLVVLTLPVTVVTLGLFLFVINGLLIWFMSSFVKGVTVEGFLPALFVAILLWATGVVTNWFLKADKE from the coding sequence ATGAAACTTCTCTTGCGTTGGGTCATTACTGCCTTGGTACTTTTGGCGGCGACGCAGTTTGTGACTGGTTTCCATGTAGCTAACTTCTACGCAGCGCTCGTCGCAGCATTGATTCTAGGGCTCTTGAACGCCATCGTTCGACCAGTCCTTGTCGTTCTGACCTTGCCGGTGACGGTGGTTACTCTCGGCCTTTTCCTCTTTGTTATCAACGGCCTTCTTATTTGGTTCATGAGCTCCTTTGTAAAAGGTGTGACAGTTGAGGGATTCCTTCCGGCCTTGTTCGTCGCAATCCTCCTTTGGGCCACGGGCGTGGTCACGAACTGGTTTTTGAAGGCGGACAAGGAATAA
- a CDS encoding 50S ribosomal protein L35, translated as MAMKTHKAMAKRITITRTGKIIKRKAGQGHFNSRESGDTTRAKRTDVSVSKALRGIIKTSLPYSL; from the coding sequence ATGGCAATGAAAACGCACAAAGCAATGGCCAAGCGCATCACCATCACGCGCACCGGCAAAATCATTAAGCGAAAAGCCGGCCAAGGCCACTTTAACTCTCGCGAAAGCGGAGATACCACCCGCGCCAAGCGCACGGATGTCTCCGTGTCAAAAGCCCTCCGGGGAATAATCAAGACTTCTCTCCCTTATAGCCTTTAA